A window from Microbacterium ginsengiterrae encodes these proteins:
- the cydB gene encoding cytochrome d ubiquinol oxidase subunit II, with protein MDLATLWFGIIAFLFVGYFVLDGFDFGVGMSLPFLGKDDISRRQIINTIGPVWDLNETWLIVAGACLFASFPEWYASLFSGFYLPLLLILLALIARGVSFEYRHQGRSERWKAGFDRMIIIGSAVPAFLWGVAFANIVRGVALDEQHIHVGTVFDLLNPYALVGGLTTLLLFFTHGVTFVALKTDGPLRAEARRLAFRAGLLTLVVAAVFLAWTVLTHFSLIVLALAALAAVSLVLSLASNLRDREGWAFTFGASTVLFAVVALFAALFPNVLPSTIDPAFSLTVENASSTDYTLQIMTWTALVALPLVLLYQGWTYWVFRKRVTRVSIEGAPAHA; from the coding sequence ATGGATCTGGCAACTCTGTGGTTCGGCATCATCGCCTTCCTCTTCGTCGGCTACTTCGTGCTCGACGGCTTCGACTTCGGCGTCGGGATGTCCCTCCCCTTCCTGGGTAAGGACGACATCTCCCGTCGGCAGATCATCAACACCATCGGACCGGTCTGGGACCTCAACGAGACCTGGCTCATCGTGGCCGGTGCGTGCCTGTTCGCCTCGTTCCCCGAGTGGTACGCGTCGCTGTTCAGTGGGTTCTATCTTCCGCTGCTGCTCATCCTGCTGGCGCTCATCGCACGAGGGGTGTCGTTCGAATACCGCCACCAGGGCCGCAGTGAGCGGTGGAAGGCCGGCTTCGATCGCATGATCATCATCGGCTCCGCCGTCCCGGCGTTCCTGTGGGGTGTCGCCTTCGCGAACATCGTCCGCGGCGTCGCCCTCGACGAGCAGCACATCCACGTCGGCACCGTCTTCGATCTTCTGAACCCGTACGCGCTGGTGGGCGGCCTGACGACGCTGCTGCTGTTCTTCACGCACGGCGTGACGTTCGTCGCCCTCAAGACCGACGGGCCGTTGCGGGCAGAGGCGCGGCGCCTGGCGTTCCGGGCAGGACTGCTGACGCTGGTGGTGGCCGCCGTGTTCCTGGCATGGACTGTCCTCACGCACTTCTCGCTCATCGTGTTGGCGCTGGCCGCGCTCGCCGCGGTCTCCCTCGTGTTGTCGCTGGCGTCCAACCTGCGCGACCGGGAGGGCTGGGCCTTCACGTTCGGGGCGTCCACGGTGCTCTTCGCCGTCGTCGCACTGTTCGCCGCACTGTTCCCGAACGTGCTGCCGTCGACGATCGACCCCGCGTTCAGCCTGACGGTGGAGAACGCGTCGAGCACCGACTACACGCTGCAGATCATGACCTGGACGGCGCTGGTCGCTCTTCCGCTCGTGCTGCTGTATCAGGGGTGGACGTACTGGGTCTTCCGCAAGCGCGTCACCAGGGTGTCGATCGAGGGAGCTCCGGCGCACGCGTGA
- a CDS encoding dehydrogenase, producing MAAKKSKSAGAPAAEEFRSEALAQALEKQDVAAVALALRHGNTVVPLLRAGDRDNPLDGGEVWTFRDPGTGDVALLLFSDAKNKPANLPPGVGIYSPTWLKNFLTTHRETITTVFLDIAGPHPMQASPEDLLVALEA from the coding sequence ATGGCAGCGAAGAAGTCGAAGTCCGCGGGTGCGCCCGCCGCCGAGGAGTTCCGTTCGGAAGCCCTCGCCCAGGCCCTTGAGAAGCAGGACGTCGCGGCCGTCGCCCTGGCGCTGCGCCACGGGAACACAGTGGTCCCGCTCCTGCGTGCGGGAGATCGCGACAACCCGCTCGACGGCGGTGAGGTGTGGACGTTCCGCGACCCGGGAACCGGGGACGTCGCCCTGCTGCTGTTCAGCGATGCGAAGAACAAGCCGGCGAATCTGCCCCCCGGCGTCGGCATCTACTCGCCGACGTGGCTGAAGAACTTCCTCACCACGCACCGGGAGACGATCACGACCGTGTTCCTCGACATCGCCGGTCCGCACCCGATGCAGGCCTCGCCGGAGGATCTCCTCGTCGCTCTCGAGGCCTAG
- a CDS encoding amino-acid N-acetyltransferase has product MRHAGAGPQAPSSKLGPVSYTVRPARSADIAGIHRLLAPLVERRILLGKDLVVLYGAVQEFVVAEQDGELIGCGALHVMWEDLGEIRTLIVRDDWLRKGVGRAIVGRLEERAHELGLSRLFCLTFEVDFFTRRGFAPIGEQVVDPDVYSQLLRSPDEGVAEFLDLAHVKPNTLGNTRMLKNL; this is encoded by the coding sequence ATGCGGCACGCCGGAGCGGGTCCCCAGGCTCCGAGTTCTAAGCTGGGACCCGTGAGCTACACCGTCCGCCCCGCGCGCAGCGCCGACATCGCCGGCATCCACCGCCTGCTGGCTCCACTGGTCGAGCGCCGCATCCTGCTGGGCAAGGACCTCGTCGTGCTCTACGGCGCCGTGCAGGAGTTCGTCGTCGCCGAACAGGACGGCGAACTCATCGGCTGCGGTGCGCTGCACGTGATGTGGGAGGACCTCGGCGAGATCCGCACACTGATTGTCCGCGATGACTGGCTGCGCAAGGGCGTCGGTCGCGCGATCGTCGGTCGTCTGGAGGAGCGGGCCCACGAGCTGGGCCTCTCACGCCTGTTCTGCCTCACCTTCGAGGTCGACTTCTTCACGCGCCGGGGCTTCGCCCCGATCGGGGAGCAGGTCGTCGACCCCGACGTGTACTCGCAACTCCTTCGCAGCCCGGACGAGGGCGTGGCGGAGTTCCTCGACCTCGCGCACGTGAAGCCGAACACCCTCGGCAACACGAGGATGCTGAAGAACCTGTGA
- a CDS encoding cytochrome ubiquinol oxidase subunit I — protein sequence MEWLDPLILARWQFGLTTVYHYLFVPLTIGMALAAAIFQTAWVRTAKVHYLHLTRFFGKIFLINFAMGVVTGIVQEFQFGMNWSDYSRFVGDVFGAPLAFEGLLAFFFEATFIGVWIFGWDKLPKKLHLASIWCVAIGSTLSAYFIIAANAFMQNPVGYEYNPVANRAELVDFWALLTNPVALAAFPHTIFGAFMFAAGVIISVSAWHLYRGQHIDTMRVSMKFGLWAMLVSTAGVALTGDQLGLAMYAAQPMKMAAAEATFDTVCGADASFSLFTLGTPDGSSELFSIRVPYLLSLLSTHSLDACVHGINDLNAEYALQYADLGIDNFAPVLWITYWSFRWMIGLGMLHAFIALVGLWVTRRSAKNPPAPWMWKVAIWSFPLALFANIVGWVFTEMGRQPWIVFGLMSTRDGVSPGTSGLEVLISLIAFTAIYAALAVVEIRLIVAAAQKGPDTDEQPEDETAQLSSVVY from the coding sequence ATGGAGTGGCTGGATCCTCTGATCCTGGCGCGATGGCAGTTCGGTCTCACGACCGTGTATCACTACCTCTTCGTGCCACTGACGATCGGAATGGCCCTGGCGGCGGCGATCTTCCAGACGGCGTGGGTGCGGACCGCGAAGGTCCACTACCTGCACCTGACCCGGTTCTTCGGGAAGATCTTCCTCATCAACTTCGCCATGGGCGTCGTGACGGGCATCGTGCAGGAGTTCCAGTTCGGCATGAACTGGTCGGACTACTCGCGCTTCGTCGGCGACGTCTTCGGAGCCCCGCTCGCGTTCGAAGGACTGCTGGCGTTCTTCTTCGAGGCGACCTTCATCGGGGTGTGGATCTTCGGGTGGGACAAGCTGCCCAAGAAGCTCCACCTCGCCTCCATCTGGTGCGTCGCGATCGGCAGCACCCTGTCGGCGTACTTCATCATCGCCGCCAACGCCTTCATGCAGAACCCGGTCGGGTACGAGTACAACCCCGTCGCGAACAGGGCGGAGCTCGTCGACTTCTGGGCGCTGCTGACGAACCCCGTCGCGCTCGCCGCGTTCCCGCACACGATCTTCGGTGCGTTCATGTTCGCCGCGGGAGTGATCATCTCGGTGTCGGCCTGGCACCTGTACCGCGGACAGCACATCGACACGATGCGCGTGTCGATGAAGTTCGGACTCTGGGCGATGCTCGTCTCCACGGCCGGTGTCGCCCTCACCGGTGACCAGCTCGGCCTGGCGATGTACGCGGCCCAGCCGATGAAGATGGCCGCCGCCGAGGCGACCTTCGACACCGTCTGCGGTGCGGACGCGTCGTTCAGCCTGTTCACGCTCGGCACCCCGGACGGCTCATCCGAGCTGTTCTCCATCCGGGTCCCATACCTGCTCTCGCTGCTGTCGACGCACTCGCTCGACGCGTGCGTGCACGGCATCAACGACCTCAACGCCGAGTACGCACTGCAGTACGCCGACCTCGGCATCGACAACTTCGCCCCCGTCCTGTGGATCACCTACTGGTCCTTCCGCTGGATGATCGGGCTCGGGATGCTGCACGCGTTCATCGCGCTCGTGGGCCTGTGGGTCACGCGCCGCAGCGCGAAGAACCCGCCGGCGCCGTGGATGTGGAAGGTCGCGATCTGGTCCTTCCCGCTCGCCCTGTTCGCGAACATCGTCGGCTGGGTGTTCACCGAGATGGGACGGCAGCCCTGGATTGTGTTCGGCCTGATGAGCACACGCGACGGTGTGTCTCCAGGGACATCGGGACTCGAGGTGCTGATCTCCCTCATCGCGTTCACCGCGATCTATGCGGCGCTCGCCGTGGTCGAGATCCGGCTCATCGTCGCGGCCGCCCAGAAGGGGCCGGACACCGATGAGCAACCCGAGGACGAGACGGCGCAACTGTCGTCGGTCGTGTACTGA
- the cydD gene encoding thiol reductant ABC exporter subunit CydD, with product MKPVDPRLLKYAGAARGFFVLAAAIGVLQTGVVIAFAWFLTDALTGAIAGRPVAASVLWVLVLALVRGILIAASDAAAMSAAARTGAQLRAALIRAIGALGPGWLAARNRSVLAVTAGRGLEALDAYFARYLPQLVLTVVATPVIVAVMWWQDWPSGLTAVITLPLIPIFMILIGLATRTVQRRQWQTLQRLAARFADTVQGLATLRLFGRDARAARQIETTADQYRRETMTVLRFSFLSGFAMELLSSLAVALIAVAVGFRLLAGDLSLEIGLFVLLLAPEAFLPVRQVGVQFHAAAEGVAATEDVFQVLDAAASRPAAGHNSGGSSQNPGFSAAEGPESAESPELCVTDLRIRDLPAVTFTASPGSITLIEGPSGSGKSSIIAALTGAAEYDGSATWSGVEVATLAASDWLAWAGQAPGLIRGTIAQNVALGAQPDEARVREALAAACADDVDPAQELGVQGSGLSGGQAQRVGVARALYRHAADPRRVLVLDEPSSALDAETEARLWATLRARADAGATVLLVSHRRSAREIADRIVGLGVPA from the coding sequence GTGAAACCCGTCGATCCGAGGCTGCTGAAGTACGCCGGCGCCGCACGGGGATTCTTCGTCCTCGCCGCGGCGATCGGCGTGCTCCAGACCGGGGTCGTCATCGCGTTCGCCTGGTTCCTCACCGACGCGCTCACCGGTGCCATCGCCGGTCGCCCGGTGGCGGCATCCGTCCTGTGGGTGCTCGTGCTCGCTCTCGTGCGCGGCATCCTCATCGCCGCATCGGACGCGGCGGCGATGAGCGCGGCAGCGCGGACGGGGGCACAACTGCGAGCGGCGCTCATCAGGGCGATCGGTGCGCTCGGCCCGGGCTGGCTGGCGGCGCGCAACAGGTCTGTACTCGCCGTCACCGCAGGGCGCGGTCTCGAGGCGCTCGACGCCTACTTCGCCCGGTATCTTCCGCAGCTGGTGCTCACCGTCGTCGCGACCCCCGTCATCGTCGCGGTGATGTGGTGGCAGGACTGGCCGAGCGGGCTGACCGCGGTCATCACCCTGCCACTGATCCCGATCTTCATGATCCTCATCGGCCTCGCCACGCGGACCGTGCAGCGCCGACAGTGGCAGACGCTGCAACGGCTGGCCGCGCGTTTCGCCGACACCGTGCAGGGGCTCGCGACTCTTCGGCTGTTCGGACGCGATGCGCGCGCGGCGCGTCAGATCGAGACCACCGCCGATCAGTACCGCCGAGAGACGATGACCGTGCTGCGGTTCTCGTTCCTCTCCGGCTTCGCGATGGAGCTGCTGTCGTCCCTCGCCGTCGCGCTGATCGCCGTGGCCGTCGGATTCCGGCTGCTCGCCGGTGATCTCTCGCTGGAGATCGGCCTGTTCGTCCTGCTCCTCGCCCCCGAGGCGTTCCTCCCCGTGCGCCAGGTGGGGGTGCAGTTCCATGCCGCCGCGGAGGGCGTCGCCGCCACTGAGGACGTCTTCCAGGTGCTCGACGCCGCGGCATCCCGCCCCGCCGCCGGGCACAACTCCGGAGGTTCCTCGCAGAACCCCGGATTCTCGGCGGCAGAGGGGCCGGAATCCGCAGAATCTCCGGAGTTGTGCGTCACGGACCTCCGCATCCGCGACCTCCCGGCCGTCACGTTCACGGCGTCGCCCGGGTCGATCACCCTCATCGAGGGGCCGAGCGGGTCGGGGAAGTCGAGCATCATCGCTGCGCTCACGGGCGCGGCCGAGTACGACGGCTCGGCGACCTGGTCCGGCGTCGAGGTCGCGACGCTCGCTGCGTCCGACTGGCTCGCCTGGGCCGGGCAGGCGCCGGGACTCATCCGCGGCACGATCGCGCAGAACGTGGCGCTCGGGGCGCAGCCGGACGAGGCGCGCGTCCGCGAGGCGCTCGCCGCGGCCTGCGCGGACGACGTGGACCCGGCGCAGGAGCTCGGAGTCCAGGGCAGCGGGCTGTCCGGCGGCCAGGCGCAGCGGGTGGGAGTCGCCCGCGCGCTGTACCGGCACGCCGCAGACCCCCGGCGGGTGCTCGTTCTCGATGAGCCGTCGAGCGCGCTGGATGCCGAGACAGAGGCCCGCCTGTGGGCGACCCTGCGGGCGAGGGCGGATGCCGGCGCCACCGTGCTGCTCGTGTCGCACCGTCGGTCGGCGCGGGAGATCGCGGACCGGATCGTCGGGCTGGGGGTGCCGGCATGA
- the cydC gene encoding thiol reductant ABC exporter subunit CydC, producing the protein MSRAETGSAWTAADVLRLAQPPVRRFLPGLVWGVLSAGAAVSLLAVSGWLIVSASIVDSLVPLSVAVVGVRFFAVSRAVFRYLERLSGHDAALRQLAATRSEMVRRLVPLSPAGLGRTDRGQLLSALVDDVDNLQNLPLRVVQPLAVAGVVAVGAVGFVAFVSPAAALTLAICLVVAAGVAVGLGWLFGSRAEQRVSRERAELSAALVDYLGSLDVLLAYGAEPQARERIERADAAVRRTVTRASFASAVAAGAVSVLAGVASAWALVAAAPGLSTGTVDGPWLAVVVLVPMVVFEVFGAVPIAAASWRSVGASAQRVVDVLPASMPPQLRSDAGSDEATEGTALHLRDVRASWPGGAAALRGVSLDVAPGERVLVSGPSGAGKSALAAVLVGFLRAEGELTVGGVDADAIGGPALRRTIGLCEQHPQLFDEDIRQNLLFARDTATDEELIEVLERVGLGGWLRERGGLSARVGDRGALVSGGQAQRIALARALLRGFPVLVLDEPTAGVDPEASDALLRDLLGAAGEQSVVLISHVVPPPGTIDRVVRMVAGRTS; encoded by the coding sequence ATGAGCCGCGCGGAGACCGGATCGGCCTGGACCGCGGCGGACGTGCTGCGACTCGCGCAGCCGCCCGTGCGCCGGTTCCTTCCCGGACTTGTCTGGGGTGTGCTGTCGGCGGGTGCCGCGGTGTCGCTCCTTGCCGTCAGCGGCTGGCTGATCGTCAGCGCGTCGATCGTGGACTCGCTCGTCCCGCTGTCTGTCGCCGTCGTCGGTGTGCGGTTCTTCGCGGTCTCCCGCGCGGTGTTCCGCTACCTGGAACGGCTGAGTGGGCACGACGCGGCACTGCGCCAGCTCGCCGCCACGAGGTCGGAGATGGTGCGGAGGCTCGTGCCGCTGTCGCCGGCCGGCCTCGGGCGCACGGATCGAGGGCAACTGCTCTCCGCGCTCGTCGATGATGTGGACAACCTGCAGAACCTTCCTCTTCGTGTCGTGCAGCCGCTCGCCGTCGCCGGCGTCGTCGCCGTGGGGGCGGTGGGCTTCGTCGCGTTCGTCTCTCCGGCGGCGGCGCTCACGCTCGCGATCTGCCTCGTCGTCGCCGCGGGCGTCGCGGTCGGACTCGGGTGGCTGTTCGGGTCGCGTGCCGAGCAGCGTGTCTCGCGCGAGCGCGCGGAGCTCTCGGCCGCGCTCGTCGACTACCTCGGCAGTCTCGACGTCCTCCTCGCCTACGGAGCCGAGCCGCAGGCGCGCGAGCGCATCGAACGGGCGGATGCCGCGGTCCGCCGCACGGTCACCCGCGCCTCGTTCGCCTCGGCTGTCGCCGCCGGAGCGGTCTCGGTGCTCGCCGGAGTCGCGTCGGCGTGGGCGCTGGTGGCGGCGGCCCCCGGGCTCTCGACCGGCACGGTCGACGGGCCGTGGCTCGCGGTGGTCGTGCTCGTGCCGATGGTCGTCTTCGAGGTCTTCGGCGCGGTCCCGATCGCCGCCGCATCGTGGCGCAGCGTGGGTGCCAGCGCGCAGCGGGTGGTCGACGTGCTGCCGGCGTCGATGCCGCCGCAGCTGCGATCGGATGCCGGTTCGGACGAGGCCACTGAGGGAACCGCACTGCACCTGCGGGATGTCCGGGCATCGTGGCCGGGTGGCGCCGCCGCGCTGCGTGGGGTGTCGCTGGATGTCGCTCCGGGGGAGCGGGTGCTCGTCTCGGGCCCGAGCGGTGCAGGCAAGAGCGCACTGGCCGCTGTACTGGTCGGATTCCTCCGCGCCGAGGGGGAGCTCACCGTCGGCGGCGTGGACGCCGACGCGATCGGCGGGCCCGCGCTGCGGAGGACGATCGGGCTGTGCGAGCAGCATCCGCAGCTCTTCGACGAGGACATCAGGCAGAACCTCCTGTTCGCCCGCGACACGGCGACGGATGAGGAGCTCATCGAGGTGCTGGAGCGAGTGGGGCTCGGCGGGTGGCTGCGTGAGCGCGGCGGCCTGAGCGCGCGGGTGGGTGACAGAGGCGCCCTCGTGTCCGGTGGCCAGGCGCAGCGCATCGCGCTGGCGCGGGCACTGCTGCGCGGCTTCCCTGTCCTCGTGCTCGACGAGCCGACGGCGGGGGTCGACCCGGAGGCGTCCGACGCGCTGCTGCGCGACCTGCTCGGAGCGGCCGGCGAGCAGTCGGTCGTGCTCATCTCCCATGTCGTCCCGCCGCCCGGGACGATCGACCGCGTCGTGAGGATGGTGGCCGGGCGAACGAGTTGA
- a CDS encoding ArsR family transcriptional regulator, with the protein MSSARPACGPISTYSRVQILHLVQSRSPRTIGDLCDATGLHQNTIREHLQRLIEGGYIIASTERRTTRGRPRTLYSAATGTPEASSDVAREKISAAARRGDLMRRALPQTASDLGTEAAHQLDALIEHLEESGFEPVIDDDQLTVDLTPCPHAAARPEDRPVLCRVHLGLMQGVLTQAGGPLAADFVQEPAVPEECTVQLRLAGAA; encoded by the coding sequence ATGTCCTCCGCCCGGCCCGCATGCGGCCCGATCTCGACCTACTCGCGGGTGCAGATCCTGCATCTCGTCCAGTCGCGATCCCCGCGGACGATCGGCGACCTGTGCGATGCCACCGGTCTGCACCAGAACACGATCCGCGAGCACCTGCAGCGTCTCATCGAGGGTGGGTACATCATCGCCTCGACCGAACGGCGGACGACCCGGGGCCGTCCCCGCACCCTGTACAGCGCCGCGACCGGGACGCCGGAGGCATCCAGCGACGTCGCCAGGGAGAAGATCAGCGCTGCCGCCCGCCGCGGAGACCTCATGCGGCGCGCTCTGCCGCAGACGGCATCCGACCTCGGCACCGAGGCAGCTCATCAACTCGACGCCCTCATCGAACACCTTGAGGAGAGTGGATTCGAGCCCGTCATCGACGACGACCAGCTCACCGTAGACCTCACGCCGTGCCCGCATGCCGCGGCACGGCCGGAGGACCGGCCGGTGCTGTGCCGGGTGCACCTCGGACTCATGCAGGGGGTGCTCACGCAGGCAGGCGGTCCGCTCGCGGCCGACTTCGTGCAGGAGCCAGCCGTGCCAGAGGAGTGCACCGTGCAGCTGCGGCTGGCTGGCGCGGCCTGA
- the radA gene encoding DNA repair protein RadA — MATRKPAPPAFVCTECGWTTSKWVGRCGECQQWGTVQEQAAKTGILRQVSPIAPGADRAARRITDITTTETPRRTSGVAEFDRVLGGGIVPGAAILLSGEPGVGKSTLLLEVAAQAARGGRRVLYASGEESQAQVRLRAERTGALHEELFLASETDLATILGHIDEVSPELVIVDSVQTVASSLSDGAAGQPSQVREVAATLIRVAKERHLPIILVGHVTKDGQVAGPRILEHLVDVVCHFEGDRQTALRFIRALKNRFGPTDEVGCFEMTGDGIAEVPDPSGLFLGHGSTEPGTCVAIAMEGRRALPVEVQALTVESTAPNPRRVVSGLDSARVAMVLAVLEKRGGIPTGKLDVYVSTVGGVRFTEPAADLAIAIAVAGSIRQVSVPRTVAAVGELSLAGEVRAVTQAAQRRSEAARLGYAQVIDERSGTLKAALGDVRARSTARRREDDIPPF; from the coding sequence ATGGCCACCCGTAAACCTGCTCCCCCGGCGTTCGTCTGCACCGAGTGCGGGTGGACGACGTCGAAGTGGGTCGGCCGCTGCGGCGAGTGCCAGCAGTGGGGCACGGTTCAGGAGCAGGCGGCGAAGACGGGCATCCTCCGACAGGTGAGCCCGATCGCACCCGGCGCCGATCGTGCGGCACGCCGGATCACCGACATCACCACGACGGAGACCCCGCGCCGCACGAGCGGTGTGGCGGAGTTCGACCGCGTCCTCGGCGGTGGGATCGTGCCGGGGGCGGCGATCCTCCTCAGCGGCGAGCCGGGCGTCGGCAAGTCCACGCTGCTGCTCGAGGTCGCCGCCCAGGCGGCGCGCGGCGGGCGACGGGTGCTGTACGCCAGCGGCGAGGAGTCGCAGGCGCAGGTCCGATTGCGCGCCGAACGCACCGGCGCTCTCCACGAAGAACTGTTCCTCGCGAGCGAGACCGACCTCGCGACGATCCTCGGGCACATCGACGAGGTCTCCCCCGAACTCGTCATCGTCGACTCCGTGCAGACTGTGGCGTCCTCACTCTCCGACGGCGCGGCGGGCCAGCCGAGCCAGGTGCGGGAAGTGGCAGCGACGCTCATCCGCGTCGCCAAGGAGCGGCACCTGCCCATCATCCTCGTCGGGCATGTGACGAAGGACGGACAGGTCGCCGGCCCCCGCATCCTCGAACACCTCGTCGACGTCGTCTGCCACTTCGAGGGCGACCGGCAGACCGCGCTGCGGTTCATCCGCGCGTTGAAGAACAGGTTCGGGCCGACCGACGAGGTCGGCTGTTTCGAGATGACAGGCGACGGCATCGCCGAGGTGCCCGATCCGTCGGGGCTCTTCCTCGGGCACGGATCGACCGAGCCCGGCACCTGCGTGGCGATCGCGATGGAGGGCCGCCGCGCCCTTCCGGTCGAAGTGCAGGCGCTGACGGTCGAGTCGACGGCGCCGAACCCGCGCCGGGTCGTGTCGGGGCTCGATTCCGCCCGCGTGGCGATGGTGCTGGCCGTGCTGGAGAAGCGCGGCGGCATCCCCACCGGCAAGCTCGACGTCTATGTCTCCACCGTCGGCGGGGTGAGGTTCACCGAGCCGGCGGCCGATCTGGCGATCGCGATCGCCGTGGCCGGCTCGATCCGTCAGGTCTCCGTCCCCCGCACGGTCGCGGCGGTCGGTGAATTGAGCCTGGCCGGCGAGGTGCGTGCGGTGACGCAGGCCGCACAGCGGCGATCGGAGGCTGCCCGCCTCGGTTACGCGCAGGTCATCGATGAGCGATCAGGCACCCTGAAGGCAGCACTCGGCGACGTGCGCGCACGCAGCACCGCGCGGCGCCGGGAGGACGACATCCCGCCGTTCTGA